From Balaenoptera acutorostrata chromosome 8, mBalAcu1.1, whole genome shotgun sequence, the proteins below share one genomic window:
- the CNOT9 gene encoding CCR4-NOT transcription complex subunit 9 yields MHSLATAAPVPTALAQVDREKIYQWINELSSPETRENALLELSKKRESVPDLAPMLWHSFGTIAALLQEIVNIYPSINPPTLTAHQSNRVCNALALLQCVASHPETRSAFLAAHIPLFLYPFLHTVSKTRPFEYLRLTSLGVIGALVKTDEQEVINFLLTTEIIPLCLRIMESGSELSKTVATFILQKILLDDTGLAYICQTYERFSHVAMILGKMVLQLSKEPSARLLKHVVRCYLRLSDNPRAREALRQCLPDQLKDTTFAQVLKDDTTTKRWLAQLVKNLQEGQVTDPRGIPLPPQ; encoded by the exons ATGCACAGTCTGGCGACGGCTGCG CCTGTGCCTACTGCACTGGCCCAGGTGGATAGAGAAAAGATCTATCAATGGATCAATGAGCTGTCCAGTCCTGAGACAAGGGAAAATGCTTTGCTGGAGTTAAGTAAAAAGCGAGAATCTGTTCCTGACCTTGCACCCATGCTGTGGCATTCATTTGGTACTATTGCAGCACTTTTACAG gaaattgtaaatatttatccaTCTATCAACCCACCCACCTTGACAGCACACCAATCTAACAGAGTTTGCAACGCTCTGGCATTATTGCAATGTGTAGCATCACACCCAGAAACCAG gtcaGCATTTCTTGCAGCACACATCCCACTTTTTTTGTACCCCTTTTTGCACACTGTCAGCAAAACACGTCCCTTTGAGTATCTTCGGCTAACCAGTCTTGGAGTTATTG GGGCCCTGGTGAAAACAGATGAGCAGGAAGTAATCAACTTTTTACTGACAACAGAAATTATCCCTTTGTGTTTGCGCATTATGGAATCTGGAAGTGAACTTTCTAAAACG GTTGCCACATTTATCCTCCAGAAGATCCTCTTAGATGACACTGGTTTGGCTTATATATGTCAGACATATGAGCGTTTCTCCCATGTTGCCATGATCTTG GGTAAGATGGTCCTGCAGCTATCCAAAGAGCCTTCCGCCCGTTTGTTGAAGCATGTAGTAAGATGTTACCTTCGACTCTCAGATAATCCCAG GGCACGTGAAGCACTCAGGCAGTGCCTCCCTGACCAGCTGAAGGACACGACCTTCGCCCAGGTGCTAAAAGATGACACCACCACTAAACGCTGGCTTGCACAACTCGTGAAGAACCTGCAAGAGGGCCAGGTCACCGATCCCCGGGGTATCCCCCTGCCCCCTCAGTGA